In the Sarcophilus harrisii chromosome 1, mSarHar1.11, whole genome shotgun sequence genome, one interval contains:
- the LRATD2 gene encoding protein LRATD2, with protein MGNQVEKLTHLSYKEVPTADPTGLDRDDGPRIGVSYIFSNDDEEMEQQQGPGQDAGDLQDLPEEQLQTPLPAPQQPYDPRLYEVECSVYYRDECIYQKSFSSGSAALSTYTPENLLNKCKPGDLVEFVSQAQYPHWAVYVGDFQVVHLHRLEVINSFLTDASQGRRGRVVNELYRYKPLSPSTVVRNALAQVGAKERELSWRNSESFAAWCRYGKREFKIGGELRIGKQPYRLQIQLSAQRSHTLEFQSLEDLIMEKRRNDQIGRAAVLQELATHLHPVDPEEGDGEPARTTSEYVELPHLPPTPPSQHHSQAAH; from the coding sequence ATGGGCAACCAGGTGGAGAAACTGACCCATCTAAGTTACAAGGAAGTCCCCACAGCCGATCCCACGGGTCTGGACCGGGATGATGGCCCCCGGATTGGAGTCTCTTATATCTTTTCCAATGACGACGAAGAGATGGAGCAGCAGCAGGGGCCCGGGCAAGACGCAGGGGATTTACAGGATCTTCCCGAGGAACAGCTGCAGACGCCGCTGCCAGCTCCACAACAGCCTTATGATCCCCGTCTTTACGAGGTGGAGTGTTCCGTGTACTACCGGGACGAGTGCATTTATCAGAAGAGCTTCTCCTCGGGGTCAGCTGCGTTAAGCACTTACACCCCGGAGAATCTACTGAACAAGTGCAAGCCAGGGGACTTGGTGGAGTTTGTTTCCCAGGCCCAGTACCCACATTGGGCAGTGTACGTAGGGGACTTCCAGGTGGTGCATTTGCACCGGTTGGAGGTGATCAACAGCTTCCTGACGGACGCCAGCCAGGGCCGTAGGGGCAGGGTGGTGAACGAGCTGTACCGCTACAAGCCCCTCAGCCCCAGCACGGTGGTGCGCAACGCGCTGGCGCAGGTTGGCGCCAAGGAGCGGGAGCTGAGCTGGCGCAACTCGGAGAGCTTCGCCGCCTGGTGCCGCTATGGCAAGCGGGAATTTAAGATTGGCGGGGAGCTGCGGATCGGCAAGCAGCCCTACCGCCTCCAGATCCAGCTTTCTGCCCAGCGCAGCCACACGCTGGAGTTTCAGAGCTTGGAGGACTTAATCATGGAGAAGCGACGAAACGACCAGATTGGGCGCGCTGCTGTGCTGCAAGAACTAGCCACCCACCTGCACCCTGTGGACCCCGAGGAAGGGGACGGGGAGCCCGCCCGGACTACCAGCGAGTATGTTGAGCTCCCCCATTTGCCACCGACTCCTCCCTCACAGCACCACTCGCAGGCGGCACACTGA